One Eurosta solidaginis isolate ZX-2024a chromosome 5, ASM4086904v1, whole genome shotgun sequence DNA segment encodes these proteins:
- the LOC137254168 gene encoding uncharacterized protein, producing MWNLIAICEECKTRESCILCAEKLGLVLTSKKCRLHKTQMQVSSKGNNTVRSFRCRKGVCRSKADISRASGTFFENAKIDLAQFFYLMYAYACNWQQSQVGKEYFFKGTVLSNATICDWYNYCREAVVLYQISHQEAQGRIGGPGTIVQTDESKFGKRKYNKDRRFEGHWVLGMVQDGTNHIRMEVCPGNIRSAEVLIPLKKKHVVEGSTIHTDFWKAYDCLAEYWYEHRKVNHSDPDHPFVAEDGTYTQRIESEWHAFKHFLVKDNTNNCYNFSDLICEYLWRKKICNNHEDSFVKLIEAIKYTYSP from the exons ATGTGGAATTTAATCGCAATTTGCGAAGAATGTAAAACACGCGAGTCGTGCATTCTTTGCGCAGAAAAACTCGGTTTAGTTTTGACATCGAAAAAGTGCAGACTGCATAAAACTCAAATGCAGGTATCATCCAAAGGAAACAACACGGTTAGAAGTTTCCGATGTCGGAAAGGGGTATGCCGGTCAAAGGCCGACATTTCGAGGGCAAGTGGCACTTTTTTTGAAAATGCGAAAATTGATCTcgcacaatttttttatttaatgtacgCGTACGCGTGTAATTGGCAGCAGTCGCAAGTCGGGAAGGAATATTTTTTCAAGGGCACAGTCCTGTCTAATGCAACTATATGCGATTGGTACAACTACTGTCGTGAAGCAGTTGTATTATATCAAATATCGCATCAGGAAGCTCAAGGAAGGATTGGGGGTCCCGGTACAATTGTCCAGACCGACGAGAGCAAATTCGGAAAACGGAAATATAACAAAG atcgaAGGTTCGAAGGACATTGGGTGTTGGGGATGGTGCAAGACGGTACCAACCATATACGGATGGAGGTGTGTCCAGGAAATATTCGGTCCGCGGAGGTTCTCATACCACTCAAAAAGAAGCACGTTGTCGAAGGAAGTACGATACACACCGATTTTTGGAAAGCGTACGACTGTTTGGCTGAATATTGGTATGAGCATCGGAAAGTGAACCACAGCGATCCGGACCACCCCTTTGTGGCGGAAGATGGCACGTATACTCAGCGGATTGAGTCGGAGTGGCATGCGTTTAAACACTTTTTGGTGAAGGATAACACGAATAACTGTTATAATTTTTCAGATCTAATTTGTGAGTATTtgtggagaaaaaaaatttgcaataatcaCGAAGATTCATTCGTGAAATTAATTGAggcaattaaatatacatacagtccgtaa